In Salinibacterium sp. ZJ70, one DNA window encodes the following:
- a CDS encoding mandelate racemase/muconate lactonizing enzyme family protein, with translation MSARIDDIRVGLVEVALVRPWASDVTSVSVLPVEVRCSDGVVGYGFSWTPTIGASAVRALVRDDLTRWWLGRDADPQQWGDAWRHLHEAGGGGITTIALAGVDLALWDAAARRAGVGIAELLGRTHERLPVYGSGINLHYALDDLLAQVERWVAAGYEAVKIKVGRPDAREDLERLQAVREVLGPDRHLMIDANQRWDLDTASRRLDLFAEVEPYWIEEPLCADDLAGHRELRRRTDIPIAVGENLHTVHRFREAIDAGLDVLQPNVVRVGGITPFLEIAALVRAADRTLAPHLLPELTAQLAFALPDVCAIEDVEDARFGDLGVLAEQPALDFSGGWVSGGARRGLGIRFDQTPVEAS, from the coding sequence ATGAGCGCGCGCATCGACGACATCCGGGTGGGTCTCGTGGAGGTCGCCCTCGTGCGACCGTGGGCGTCCGACGTCACGAGCGTGTCGGTGCTGCCCGTCGAGGTGCGGTGCAGCGACGGCGTGGTCGGCTACGGGTTCAGCTGGACGCCGACGATCGGCGCGAGCGCTGTGCGCGCGCTCGTGCGCGATGACCTCACTCGCTGGTGGCTCGGCCGCGACGCCGACCCGCAGCAGTGGGGAGATGCATGGCGCCACCTTCATGAGGCGGGCGGAGGCGGCATCACGACGATCGCGCTCGCGGGAGTGGATCTGGCCCTGTGGGACGCAGCTGCGCGCCGAGCCGGTGTCGGCATCGCCGAGCTGCTCGGCCGAACGCACGAGCGCCTGCCGGTCTACGGCAGCGGTATCAACCTGCACTATGCGCTCGACGACCTGCTCGCGCAGGTCGAACGCTGGGTCGCCGCAGGGTACGAGGCGGTCAAGATCAAGGTCGGCCGGCCGGATGCGCGCGAGGACCTCGAACGTCTGCAGGCGGTGCGCGAGGTGCTCGGCCCCGACCGCCACCTCATGATCGACGCCAACCAGCGCTGGGATCTCGACACCGCCTCCCGCCGTCTCGATCTGTTCGCTGAGGTGGAGCCGTACTGGATCGAGGAGCCGCTCTGCGCCGACGACCTCGCGGGGCATCGCGAGCTGCGGCGCCGCACCGACATCCCCATCGCCGTCGGCGAGAATCTGCACACCGTTCACCGCTTCCGCGAGGCGATCGATGCAGGGCTCGATGTGCTGCAGCCGAATGTCGTGCGCGTGGGCGGTATCACGCCTTTCCTCGAGATCGCCGCACTGGTGAGAGCGGCCGATCGCACCCTCGCACCGCATCTGCTTCCCGAGCTCACCGCTCAGCTCGCGTTCGCGCTGCCCGACGTGTGTGCCATCGAGGACGTCGAGGACGCCCGGTTCGGCGACCTCGGAGTGCTCGCCGAGCAGCCCGCGCTCGACTTCTCCGGCGGCTGGGTGAGCGGGGGAGCCCGCCGCGGCCTCGGAATCCGATTCGACCAGACCCCCGTGGAGGCCTCATGA
- a CDS encoding 5-dehydro-4-deoxyglucarate dehydratase — protein MRFADGVLYFPVTAFDAAGRVDPDATAAHIADRLDANPGGVFAACGTGEFHALSAAEHDVVVRAAVEATAGRVPVVAGAGGPLGHAIECVRAAERAGADGVLLLPPYLVNGPQAGIVAYVEAVLAATALPVVLYHRGAGALTVDSVERLLAHPGVAGIKDGVGDIALAQLFARAAARRDRETLMFNGLLTAELSQAAYRAIGIPLYSSAVFAMAPEIANAFYRALQHDDQETQHRLLDDFYRPLVALRDETPGFAVSLIKAGLRLAGAPVGGVRAPLVDPSAVQTERLARILDDGWRVVGT, from the coding sequence CTGCGCTTCGCCGACGGCGTTCTGTACTTCCCGGTGACGGCGTTCGACGCCGCCGGGCGCGTCGACCCGGATGCGACGGCCGCTCATATCGCCGATCGCCTCGATGCGAACCCCGGAGGCGTCTTCGCCGCCTGCGGCACGGGCGAGTTCCATGCGCTCTCGGCCGCTGAGCACGACGTGGTGGTGCGCGCAGCGGTCGAGGCCACTGCCGGACGCGTGCCGGTCGTGGCAGGAGCGGGCGGGCCTCTCGGGCACGCGATCGAGTGTGTGCGTGCCGCCGAGCGTGCGGGTGCCGATGGCGTGCTGCTTCTGCCGCCGTACCTCGTGAACGGCCCGCAGGCGGGCATCGTCGCCTACGTCGAGGCCGTGCTCGCCGCGACGGCTCTGCCGGTCGTGCTCTATCACCGCGGCGCCGGGGCTCTCACTGTCGATTCCGTCGAGCGACTGCTCGCGCACCCCGGTGTCGCGGGCATCAAGGACGGCGTGGGCGATATCGCGCTCGCCCAGCTGTTCGCCCGCGCGGCAGCACGTCGCGATCGCGAGACGCTCATGTTCAACGGGCTGCTCACAGCAGAGCTCAGCCAGGCTGCGTATCGCGCGATCGGCATCCCGCTGTACTCGTCGGCTGTCTTCGCGATGGCGCCCGAGATCGCCAACGCGTTCTACCGTGCACTGCAGCACGACGACCAGGAGACGCAGCATCGGCTGCTCGACGACTTCTACCGCCCGCTCGTCGCCCTGCGCGACGAGACGCCCGGATTCGCGGTGTCTCTCATCAAGGCGGGCCTGCGTCTGGCGGGAGCGCCCGTGGGGGGCGTGCGAGCTCCGCTCGTCGACCCGAGCGCCGTGCAGACCGAGCGTCTGGCGCGGATCCTCGACGACGGCTGGAGGGTCGTCGGCACATGA
- a CDS encoding NAD(P)-dependent oxidoreductase codes for MTRTLVTGGAGRLGRSVVAALAESGREVVSLDRVVAPGLAARQVEIDLLDEGARAAAFDEVQPHEVVHLAAIPAPFQAPEHETYAVNTGLAFGVLDDALRLGVRSLLVASSPTVLGYGAPDGWQAERLPLDERHPVAPWNGYALSKVAVEELVRMTARRDGARLRTAAFRPCYVIAPEEWAGAPTQQGHTVLERLERPELSAVALFNYVDARDAGDFVVAWLDRAPEVPNGSVFFVGAPDALVRGSVPDAVRAHLPQLAAAASGLGDTESLFSTARARELLDWTARRTWRTELPKGPQ; via the coding sequence ATGACCCGCACGCTCGTCACCGGCGGCGCGGGGCGTCTGGGTCGCAGCGTCGTCGCTGCGCTCGCCGAATCCGGCCGTGAGGTGGTCTCGCTCGACCGCGTCGTCGCCCCCGGACTCGCGGCGCGGCAGGTCGAGATCGACCTGCTCGACGAGGGCGCGCGCGCCGCAGCCTTCGATGAGGTGCAGCCGCATGAGGTCGTGCACCTCGCCGCCATCCCTGCCCCGTTCCAGGCCCCCGAACACGAGACGTACGCCGTCAACACGGGCCTCGCGTTCGGGGTGCTGGACGACGCCCTGCGCCTCGGCGTGCGGTCACTGCTGGTCGCAAGCAGCCCCACGGTGCTCGGATACGGTGCCCCCGACGGCTGGCAGGCGGAGCGGCTTCCGCTCGACGAACGGCACCCTGTCGCGCCGTGGAACGGCTACGCCCTCTCGAAGGTCGCCGTCGAGGAGCTCGTTCGCATGACGGCGCGCCGTGACGGTGCACGACTCCGGACGGCCGCGTTCCGGCCCTGCTACGTGATCGCCCCGGAGGAGTGGGCCGGCGCGCCCACCCAGCAAGGGCACACGGTTCTCGAGCGCCTCGAGCGCCCCGAGCTCTCGGCGGTCGCGCTCTTCAACTACGTCGACGCACGGGATGCCGGCGACTTCGTCGTCGCATGGCTCGACCGCGCGCCCGAGGTGCCCAACGGCTCCGTCTTCTTCGTGGGAGCACCGGATGCGCTCGTCCGCGGGAGTGTGCCCGATGCGGTGCGCGCCCACCTGCCGCAGCTCGCCGCCGCAGCCTCCGGGTTGGGCGACACAGAGTCCCTCTTCTCGACGGCCCGCGCCCGCGAGCTGCTCGACTGGACCGCGCGCCGCACCTGGCGCACCGAGCTCCCGAAAGGCCCCCAGTGA
- a CDS encoding Gfo/Idh/MocA family protein has product MSITSYALIGVGSRAQMYLEAIAGPHSDSARLVAWADTNRGRVAWSAARFPSLGEPEVFELDDLESVVRERGIDTVIITSPDATHADYIVTALDAGADVVVEKPLTTTDEGVRRIAEAVERTGRSVTITFNYRYAPRNTALRQVIASGEIGEITSVHFEWVLDTGHGADYFRRWHREKANSGGLLIHKASHHFDLVNWWIADAPVKVYASGGLRFYGAENAQARGLGARPQRGTTDSPLRDRFSLDLRRDPLFNGLYFEQEQHDGYLRDRDVFDSGITIEDNLSVVVDYARGATMSYSLNAHAPWEGYVVSVNGTEGRAELTVVERGAVMLDEEGDVVVDPSARPDLVVDEGARPVSERLVVQRHWQSARDVEIPHGTGGHGGGDALLLREVFVGGESDGLGRAATWKDGVRAVVVGLAGNRSLDSGQAVRIADLDLGPATRDVSGAGA; this is encoded by the coding sequence GTGAGCATCACCAGCTACGCCCTCATCGGGGTGGGCTCGCGCGCGCAGATGTACCTCGAGGCCATCGCGGGGCCGCACAGCGATTCCGCCCGACTCGTCGCGTGGGCCGACACGAATCGCGGTCGTGTCGCCTGGTCGGCGGCGCGGTTTCCGAGTCTCGGGGAACCCGAGGTGTTCGAGCTGGACGACCTGGAGTCGGTCGTGCGGGAGCGCGGCATCGACACCGTCATCATCACGAGCCCGGATGCGACGCACGCCGACTACATCGTCACGGCTCTCGACGCAGGCGCGGACGTCGTCGTCGAGAAGCCGCTCACGACGACGGACGAGGGAGTGCGCCGCATCGCAGAGGCGGTGGAGCGCACGGGTCGCTCGGTGACCATCACGTTCAACTACCGCTACGCCCCCCGCAATACGGCGCTGCGCCAGGTGATCGCCTCGGGCGAGATCGGCGAGATCACGAGCGTCCACTTCGAGTGGGTGCTCGATACGGGACACGGCGCCGACTACTTCCGGCGCTGGCACCGGGAGAAGGCCAACTCGGGAGGGCTGCTCATCCACAAGGCCTCGCATCACTTCGACCTCGTGAACTGGTGGATCGCCGATGCTCCCGTCAAGGTCTACGCCTCCGGCGGGCTGCGCTTCTACGGTGCCGAGAATGCGCAGGCGCGCGGACTCGGAGCGCGCCCGCAGCGCGGCACCACCGACTCGCCGCTGCGCGACCGGTTCAGCCTCGATCTGCGGCGCGATCCGCTGTTCAACGGGCTCTACTTCGAGCAGGAGCAGCACGACGGCTACCTGCGCGACCGCGACGTGTTCGACTCGGGCATCACGATCGAAGACAACCTGTCGGTCGTCGTGGACTACGCCCGCGGCGCGACGATGTCCTACTCGCTCAATGCCCACGCGCCGTGGGAGGGCTACGTGGTGTCCGTCAACGGCACCGAGGGTCGCGCCGAGCTCACCGTCGTCGAGCGCGGCGCCGTGATGCTCGACGAGGAGGGCGATGTCGTCGTGGACCCGAGCGCGCGTCCGGACCTCGTGGTCGACGAAGGGGCGCGTCCGGTCTCGGAGCGGCTCGTCGTGCAACGGCACTGGCAGAGTGCGCGCGATGTGGAGATCCCGCATGGCACGGGCGGGCACGGCGGTGGCGATGCCCTGCTGCTGCGAGAGGTGTTCGTGGGTGGTGAGTCCGATGGGCTCGGACGCGCCGCCACATGGAAGGACGGCGTTCGCGCCGTGGTCGTGGGGCTCGCGGGCAACCGCTCGCTCGACAGCGGACAGGCGGTGCGCATCGCCGACCTCGACCTCGGGCCCGCAACGCGCGACGTTTCGGGGGCGGGCGCATGA
- a CDS encoding carbohydrate ABC transporter permease: MSTTEATRLTMRGTAPAPAPPRLRPYQRRARIVAVFKHIGLAALSLVMIYPLIWLVVSSLKPNDQIFADLSIFSADLTFENYIRGWTSQQLPFSHFLWNSAVLSFGAILGNLISCSLAAYAFARLRFKFRNLFFAIMLGTIMLPFHVVLVPQFVIFRELGWLETFLPLVVPKFLATDAFFVFLMVQFIRGLPKEIFEAARIDGAGHPRMFTQITLPLMTPALATTAIFTFIWTWGDFFGPLIYLRTRDNFPVSIALKGFVDAQSSSNFGAMFAMSVVSLIPLFLAFLVGQKYLVKGFATTGIK, translated from the coding sequence ATGAGCACCACCGAAGCCACCCGGCTCACGATGCGCGGGACCGCGCCCGCGCCGGCCCCACCGCGACTGCGTCCGTATCAGCGCCGCGCGCGCATCGTCGCCGTGTTCAAGCACATCGGTCTCGCGGCGCTGTCGCTCGTGATGATCTACCCGCTCATATGGCTCGTCGTCTCGTCGCTCAAGCCCAACGACCAGATCTTCGCGGACCTCAGCATCTTCTCGGCCGACCTCACCTTCGAGAACTACATCCGCGGATGGACGAGCCAGCAGCTGCCGTTCAGCCACTTCCTGTGGAACTCGGCTGTGCTCTCGTTCGGCGCGATCCTCGGCAACCTGATCTCGTGCTCGCTCGCCGCATACGCCTTCGCCCGGCTGCGGTTCAAGTTCCGCAACCTGTTCTTCGCGATCATGCTCGGCACGATCATGCTGCCGTTCCACGTGGTGCTCGTTCCGCAGTTCGTGATCTTCCGCGAACTCGGCTGGCTCGAGACGTTCCTGCCGCTCGTCGTGCCCAAGTTCCTCGCAACGGACGCGTTCTTCGTGTTCCTCATGGTGCAGTTCATCCGCGGTCTCCCGAAGGAGATCTTCGAGGCGGCGCGCATCGACGGCGCCGGGCATCCGCGGATGTTCACGCAGATCACGCTGCCGCTCATGACGCCGGCTCTCGCGACCACCGCGATCTTCACGTTCATCTGGACGTGGGGCGACTTCTTCGGCCCGCTCATCTATCTGAGAACGCGGGACAACTTCCCGGTGTCCATCGCGCTCAAGGGCTTCGTGGATGCGCAGTCGTCGTCGAACTTCGGGGCGATGTTCGCGATGAGCGTGGTGTCGCTCATCCCGCTGTTCCTCGCGTTCCTCGTAGGCCAGAAGTACCTCGTCAAGGGCTTCGCGACGACAGGCATCAAGTGA
- a CDS encoding carbohydrate ABC transporter permease, giving the protein MSSLGELRKMALDRKAGIKVATPDNKAAYIFLAPWLVGLLAFTIGPMIASLYLAFTKYNLLKPPTWNGLDNWVRMFNDARLWNSLEVTVTYVVVGVPLQLGFALGIALLLDRGLRGLGFYRSLFYLPSLLGGSVAIAILWRQVFGTNGLINEMLAWFGIQAPGWISHPDYALGTLIILHIWTFGSPMVIFLAGLRQIPEEYYEAAQMDGAGKVRRFFSVTFPLLTPIIFFNLVLQLIFAFQSFTQAYIVSGGTGGPSDSTMFFTLYLYKQAFTELDMGYASAMAWFLLVIIAGFTAFNFWLSRFWVFYDD; this is encoded by the coding sequence GTGAGCAGTCTGGGCGAATTGCGCAAGATGGCGCTCGACCGCAAGGCAGGCATCAAGGTCGCCACCCCCGACAACAAGGCCGCATACATCTTCCTCGCGCCGTGGCTCGTGGGGCTCCTGGCGTTCACGATCGGGCCCATGATCGCGTCGTTGTACCTCGCGTTCACGAAGTACAACCTGCTGAAGCCGCCCACCTGGAACGGCCTCGACAACTGGGTGCGCATGTTCAACGACGCGCGGCTCTGGAACTCGCTCGAGGTCACCGTCACCTACGTGGTCGTGGGAGTGCCGCTGCAGCTCGGGTTCGCCCTCGGCATCGCCCTGCTCCTGGACCGAGGGCTCCGCGGACTCGGCTTCTACCGTTCGCTCTTCTATCTGCCGAGCCTGCTCGGCGGTTCCGTCGCGATCGCGATCCTGTGGCGACAGGTGTTCGGCACCAACGGCCTCATCAACGAGATGCTCGCGTGGTTCGGCATCCAGGCTCCCGGATGGATCTCGCACCCCGACTACGCGCTCGGGACGCTCATCATCCTGCACATCTGGACGTTCGGGTCGCCCATGGTGATCTTCCTCGCGGGCCTGCGTCAGATCCCCGAGGAGTACTACGAGGCGGCGCAGATGGACGGCGCGGGCAAGGTCCGCCGCTTCTTCTCGGTGACGTTCCCGCTGCTCACGCCCATCATCTTCTTCAACCTCGTGCTGCAGCTGATATTCGCGTTCCAGTCGTTCACCCAGGCCTACATCGTCTCGGGCGGAACCGGCGGGCCGTCGGATTCGACGATGTTCTTCACGCTCTACCTCTATAAGCAGGCATTCACCGAGCTCGATATGGGCTACGCCTCCGCCATGGCGTGGTTCCTGCTCGTGATCATCGCCGGCTTCACCGCCTTCAACTTCTGGCTCTCGCGCTTCTGGGTCTTCTATGACGACTGA
- a CDS encoding LacI family DNA-binding transcriptional regulator — protein MARRSRAATIADVATHAGVSPATVSRVMNGRFVGEPDVAERVRASAASLDYRPSHLARSLALGQTSAIAFVVPDLANPAFQAVLSSLSKTAAHDGYRVLVADSAESPSDEPLLAAEVRRRCDAIVLCAPRMSDSELAQLTSELQPLVLINRTLAGLDAPSLAIDYQSGIVKLAQHLTELGHRRIAYLAGPPTSRSNAQRRAGLQQFIPTAEGISIETIAGGATSEDGHAATQRVIDSGATAVLAYNDLVAIGLIDGLQGRGVLVPDDISVTGFDDIPFARYTSPALTTASVPHAELGVQAWRRMFALISHQEPEHDVLFQPRLEVRRSTAPLAS, from the coding sequence ATGGCACGACGCTCGCGCGCCGCAACGATCGCAGATGTCGCAACGCACGCTGGCGTCTCCCCCGCGACCGTCTCTCGTGTGATGAACGGTCGCTTCGTGGGGGAGCCGGATGTCGCCGAGCGGGTGCGCGCCTCTGCCGCAAGCCTCGACTACCGCCCGAGCCACCTCGCGCGCAGCCTCGCGCTCGGCCAGACCTCAGCGATCGCCTTCGTCGTCCCCGACCTCGCGAACCCCGCCTTCCAGGCAGTGCTGTCGAGCCTCTCGAAGACCGCCGCCCACGACGGCTACCGCGTGCTCGTCGCCGACTCCGCCGAGTCGCCGAGTGACGAGCCTCTGCTCGCCGCCGAGGTGCGGCGCCGCTGCGACGCGATCGTGCTGTGCGCGCCGCGCATGTCCGATTCCGAGCTCGCGCAGCTGACCTCCGAGCTGCAGCCGCTCGTTCTCATCAACCGCACGCTCGCAGGCCTCGACGCCCCCTCCCTCGCCATCGACTATCAGTCGGGGATCGTGAAGCTCGCGCAGCATCTCACCGAGCTCGGCCACCGGCGCATCGCGTATCTCGCGGGCCCTCCCACCTCGCGATCGAATGCGCAGCGACGTGCCGGGCTCCAGCAGTTCATCCCCACTGCGGAGGGGATCTCGATCGAGACGATCGCGGGCGGGGCCACGTCGGAGGACGGCCACGCCGCCACGCAGCGCGTCATCGATTCCGGTGCGACAGCTGTCCTCGCCTACAACGACCTCGTCGCGATCGGGCTCATCGACGGACTCCAAGGGCGGGGCGTCCTCGTTCCGGACGACATCTCGGTCACGGGGTTCGACGACATCCCATTCGCGCGCTACACCTCGCCTGCACTCACGACGGCGTCGGTGCCGCACGCCGAACTGGGCGTGCAGGCGTGGCGCCGCATGTTCGCCCTCATCAGCCACCAGGAACCCGAGCATGACGTGCTCTTCCAGCCGCGGCTCGAGGTCCGGCGCTCGACGGCACCCCTCGCGAGCTGA
- a CDS encoding ABC transporter substrate-binding protein, with protein sequence MTRTARSIAAKAALGGALAATLVLTGCTSSPETSGGYDPAEEIELTIAWWGNDDRAAIMTEVIDLFEAEHPNITVVEQPVGAPDDLFNRLATDFASGTAPDVFALGGAKPQEYGDAGTLLDLSTVSDYLDTSKYEDFTLTNATVDGTLYGLPTGGNAIGTLINVTLFEQAGVAIPDDDWTWDDLIAAADQITAGTPAGTYGLDLRIQDILGTYIAQENEDGIYNWDGELATDADTVAGWFEIEQKLIAGGGLPEASVIVENQNLTPDQTLFGTGRAGITFAYSNQIGSYAAGTGGADVQILPPPSNTGVSGVAVLPSQFWAIAAETKHPEASAMLLDWLLNEPAAAEIILANRGLQFNPDILAVVKPLLAPSDAQSAEYLEKVLEIGVVAPPQPAGGAILNELSQRISSDIHFGRTALDAAAQQWIDELGASLAAG encoded by the coding sequence ATGACGCGTACAGCACGCTCCATCGCCGCGAAGGCTGCCCTCGGCGGCGCCCTCGCCGCCACCCTCGTCCTCACGGGCTGCACGAGCTCGCCCGAGACGAGCGGCGGATACGACCCCGCCGAGGAGATCGAACTCACGATCGCCTGGTGGGGCAACGACGACCGCGCGGCCATCATGACCGAGGTGATCGACCTCTTCGAGGCAGAGCACCCCAACATCACCGTGGTCGAGCAGCCCGTCGGCGCCCCCGACGATCTCTTCAACCGGCTCGCCACCGACTTCGCGTCCGGCACCGCCCCTGACGTCTTCGCACTCGGAGGCGCGAAGCCCCAGGAGTACGGCGACGCGGGCACCCTCCTCGACCTCTCGACGGTGAGCGACTACCTCGACACCTCGAAGTACGAGGACTTCACGCTCACCAACGCCACCGTGGATGGCACCCTGTACGGCCTGCCGACCGGCGGCAATGCGATCGGCACGCTCATCAACGTCACGCTGTTCGAGCAGGCGGGCGTCGCCATCCCCGACGACGACTGGACGTGGGACGACCTCATCGCGGCCGCCGATCAGATCACTGCGGGCACCCCCGCCGGCACCTACGGGCTCGACCTGCGCATCCAGGACATCCTGGGCACCTACATCGCTCAGGAGAACGAGGACGGCATCTACAACTGGGACGGCGAGCTGGCGACCGACGCCGACACCGTCGCCGGATGGTTCGAGATCGAGCAGAAGCTCATCGCCGGCGGCGGTCTGCCTGAGGCGTCGGTCATCGTCGAGAACCAGAACCTGACGCCCGACCAGACGCTCTTCGGCACCGGCCGAGCGGGCATCACCTTCGCCTACAGCAACCAGATCGGCTCGTACGCGGCCGGCACGGGCGGCGCCGACGTGCAGATCCTGCCGCCGCCGAGCAACACAGGCGTCTCCGGTGTCGCGGTGCTGCCCTCGCAGTTCTGGGCGATCGCAGCTGAGACCAAGCACCCCGAGGCCTCGGCGATGCTGCTCGACTGGCTGCTCAACGAGCCCGCGGCGGCGGAGATCATCCTCGCCAACCGCGGACTGCAGTTCAACCCCGACATCCTCGCGGTCGTGAAGCCCCTGCTCGCCCCGTCCGACGCGCAGTCCGCGGAGTACCTCGAGAAGGTGCTCGAGATCGGCGTCGTCGCTCCCCCGCAGCCTGCGGGTGGCGCGATCCTCAACGAGCTGTCGCAGCGCATCTCCTCGGACATCCACTTCGGCCGCACGGCACTCGACGCGGCCGCGCAGCAGTGGATCGACGAGCTGGGTGCATCGCTCGCCGCTGGCTGA
- a CDS encoding Xaa-Pro peptidase family protein: MIQPNDVTGDRSEKLARIRSLLDAHDAPHLTLVTPENLTWLFDGARVQVPYGGAAIMRAVVDRDGRITAHAFANEIDRLAAEELGGLSLHPVPWDVSLPSPVPGGLIDRDLVAEMRALRAVLLAEERARYAALGAEAANAVSAVLREARPEHTERALAAELARALVAIGAEPVVLLVGGHGRRAHRHPLPTDALLGRRALAVVGARRHGLVVSFSRWVRFEPSDAGERDVEERLLLVEADAFAATRAGRTLAEVLADVRAAYARHGFDADEWTRHHQGGPAGYLGRDPRATLDTHDIVLSGQAFAWNPTAEGAKIEDTVIVDADGVHVLTRDPSWPVRDVRGVPRPLELEL; the protein is encoded by the coding sequence ATGATCCAGCCGAACGACGTGACGGGAGACCGTTCCGAGAAGCTCGCTCGAATCCGCTCGCTGCTCGATGCGCATGACGCCCCGCACCTCACGCTCGTCACTCCCGAGAACCTCACCTGGCTCTTCGATGGCGCGCGCGTGCAGGTGCCGTATGGGGGAGCCGCGATCATGCGCGCCGTGGTCGACCGTGACGGGCGGATCACCGCTCACGCATTCGCGAACGAGATCGACCGCCTCGCCGCCGAGGAGCTCGGCGGCCTCTCGCTCCACCCGGTGCCGTGGGATGTCTCGCTGCCATCCCCGGTGCCGGGTGGTCTCATCGACCGCGACCTCGTCGCCGAGATGCGTGCGCTGCGGGCCGTGCTGCTGGCGGAAGAGCGCGCGCGCTACGCGGCGCTGGGCGCGGAGGCCGCGAACGCGGTGAGCGCGGTGCTGCGCGAGGCACGACCGGAGCACACCGAGCGGGCGCTGGCCGCGGAGCTCGCACGTGCGCTCGTCGCGATCGGCGCCGAGCCGGTCGTGCTGCTCGTCGGTGGCCACGGTCGTCGCGCCCACCGGCATCCTCTGCCGACCGACGCCCTGCTCGGGCGTCGCGCGCTCGCCGTCGTCGGTGCGCGACGCCACGGACTCGTCGTGAGCTTCAGCCGCTGGGTGCGTTTCGAGCCGTCGGATGCGGGCGAGCGCGACGTCGAGGAGAGGCTGCTGCTCGTGGAGGCGGATGCCTTCGCGGCGACGCGCGCCGGGCGCACGCTCGCGGAGGTGCTCGCCGACGTGCGAGCCGCGTACGCCCGCCACGGATTCGACGCCGACGAATGGACCCGGCACCATCAGGGCGGCCCGGCCGGCTACCTCGGTCGTGACCCGCGTGCCACCCTCGACACCCACGACATCGTGCTCAGCGGCCAGGCATTCGCGTGGAACCCGACCGCAGAGGGCGCGAAGATCGAGGACACCGTCATCGTCGATGCCGACGGCGTGCACGTGCTGACGCGCGATCCGTCGTGGCCGGTGCGAGACGTCCGCGGCGTCCCTCGGCCGCTCGAGCTGGAGCTGTAG